In Ostrea edulis chromosome 4, xbOstEdul1.1, whole genome shotgun sequence, a single window of DNA contains:
- the LOC125671478 gene encoding uncharacterized protein LOC125671478 — protein MIKVHITVGEDSRHYDPQADLMMDSRTSAQDVMRCDLCETALVQMHCDTCLVNLCKACVGEHFSADLSKPHRIVDVKDRNSTLLYPGCTSHEKERCEMYCNQCHISVCSTCLASSQHLGHELSKILQVLGEKKEKINKEKNELNETIYPTYQDILSDIQNRMSWLEKKYGDLSTAITKHGEDWHREIDKLVQKLKSEVEEMKTTQLHTLQKHLDEVNKKISEINDEINSMDVALDSNDISKVFSLMPNVEEYKNLPHKILPSLPKFNPGRIQEELSKLFGTLSSISVRSEEHGYSIKTTQKSPEAASAPVIKQLLDEPQTVTTIHTEYDRYLYDVACLSDEEIWTDGTGNMKLYSIKQGSLLKSITTRSGNTPWDIAVTNSGALVYTDDSDRTVNIVKNEEIQTMITLQGWRPRNVCSTSSDDLLVTMNSDDGKQYKVVHYSSSTVTQTIQFDDQGHPLYSSGDYSTKFISENRNLDICVADTTAKAVVVVNQAGKLRFRYTGHTPAPQNKPFYPRGITTDSQSHILTADDNNDCVHIIDQDGQFLRYIDCGLSDPWGLCIDTNDNLFVAQRRNKQVKKIKYQR, from the exons ATGATCAAAGTACACATAACTGTCGGGGAGGACAGCCGCCATTACG ATCCACAAGCAGATCTGATGATGGACTCCCGTACCAGTGCCCAGGACGTGATGCGATGTGACCTGTGTGAGACCGCCCTGGTACAGATGCACTGTGATACATGCCTGGTCAATCTGTGTAAGGCCTGCGTGGGGGAACATTTCTCTGCCGACCTCTCAAAGCCTCACAGAATTGTTGATGTCAAGGACAGGAATTCCACCCTCCTCTACCCTGGGTGTACCTCTCATGAAAAAGAACGATGTGAGATGTACTGTAATCAGTGTCACATTTCAGTCTGCAGTACCTGTCTGGCATCAAGTCAACATTTAGGTCAcgaattatcaaaaatattgcAAGTATTGGgggaaaagaaagaaaagatcAATAAAGAGAAAAATGAGTTAAATGAAACAATTTATCCAACCTACCAGGACATTTTATCTGATATACAAAACAGAATGAGTTGGTTAGAAAAGAAATATGGAGATCTCTCAacagccataacaaaacatgGAGAGGACTGGCACAGAGAAATTGACAAACTCGTCCAGAAACTGAAATCTGAAGTAGAGGAGATGAAAACCACACAGTTACACACTCTACAGAAACATCTGGACGAAGTTAACAAGAAAATCTCTGAAATCAATGATGAAATCAATTCGATGGATGTTGCTTTGGACTCTAATGACATTTCAAAAGTATTCAGTCTTATGCCTAATGTAGAGGAATACAAAAATCTTCCACACAAAATTCTGCCATCTTTACCTAAATTCAACCCAGGAAGAATTCAAGAAGAACTCAGTAAACTGTTTGGAACTTTATCATCAATTTCTGTCCGATCAGAAGAACATGGTTACAGTATAAAGACAACACAGAAATCCCCAGAAGCTGCATCCGCTCCTGTCATCAAACAGCTGCTTGATGAACCACAGACTGTCACCACCATACACACCGAGTATGATAGATACCTTTACGATGTGGCCTGTCTAAGTGATGAAGAAATCTGGACAGATGGAACTGGTAACATGAAACTCTACAGCATTAAACAGGGATCACTACTCAAGTCAATCACAACCAGGTCAGGAAACACTCCAtgggacatagcagtgacaaaCAGTGGGGCTCTGGTTTATACTGATGACAGTGATAGAACTGTGAACATTGTGAAGAATGAAGAGATACAGACCATGATCACATtacaggggtggagacctcGCAATGTCTGCAGTACCTCCTCTgatgatctcctggttaccatgaacAGTGATGATGGAAAACAATACAAAGTTGTGCATTACTCTTCCTCCACAGTGACACAaaccattcagtttgatgatcagggtcatCCTCTCTATTCATCTGGTGATTATAGCACTAAATTCATTagtgagaacaggaacctggatatctgtgtggctgacacGACAGCTaaagcagtagtggtggtcaatcaggcCGGGAAACTGAGATTCAGGTACACTGGACATACTCCTGCTCCACAGAACAAACCATTCTATCCACGAGGAATCACCACAGACAGTCAGAGTCACATCCTTACAGCTGATGATAACAATGACTGTGTCCACATCATAGaccaggacggacagttcctccgttacatagACTGTGGACTGAGTGATCCCTGGGGACTGTGTATAGATACAAACGACAATCTGTTTGTTGCTCAACGTAGAAACAAACAAGTgaagaaaattaaatatcaGCGGTGA